The genomic window TCGATCAGGACGTCGAGATCGCAGCGGGCGTCGACGTCGTCCCGGAGGCGCGCGAAGCCTTCGCCGACGACTTCGGCGCCGAGACGTTCGAGGACGTCGACGCGATGTGCGAGGTCGTCGACGCCGCGTTCGTCGTCACGCCCAATCGCTTCCACGAGGACGCTGCCGTCACGATCCTCGAGAACGACGTCGCACTGTACCAGGAGAAGCCCCTCGCGCACACGCTCGAGAGCGCCGAACGGATCGCCAACGCCGCGGCGGACTCTGACGCGATCGCGATGGTGGGTCTTCACAACCGGTTCAACGGCGGCGCCGAGGTCCTCGACGCCTATCGGCAGGAGGGCCGCTTTGGCGACGTCAGTCACGTCGAGATCGAGTACGTCCGCCGTCGCGGGATCCCGGCGATCGGCACGTGGTTCACAGACAAGTCAACGGCCGGCGGCGGGTCACTGATCGACATCGGCGTCCACGCGATCGACCTGGGGCTCCACCTCGCTGGCCACCCCGACGTGGTCGAGGTCTCCGGTACTGCACGCAGTGAGTTCGGCGACCGCGACGACACCGCCGACATGGACATCTGGGGCACGCCGGATCCGGACGGCGTCTTCGACGTCGACGACTCCGCGAGCGCCTTCTTCCGTGGCGACGACGGCACGACGTTCTCGCTCGAGGTCGCCTGGGCCTCGAACCGCGAACCCGCCCAGTCCGTGACCGTCCGTGGCGACGACGGCGGTGCGACCCTCGATCTCAGTTCCGGCGAGACGACGATCTACGAGGACGGGACCGCGGGCATCGACCACGTCTCCGACGCCGCAATCGAGACCAAGAGCCGCGACGCGCACGCCGCATGCCAGCGTGCCTTCCTCGAGGGACTTCGTACGGGCGAGCAGCCCGAGCGAAACACGGTAGAACAGGCCCTGACCGTCCAGCAGGTCATCGACGGCATCTACCGGTCGAGCGAGGCAGACGCCGCCGTCCGCCTGGACGAGTAGTCGACAATCATTTCCTTTTACGGGTAGCGGGCGACCATCACGCGGCGTCGCTCACGATTCGATCGAGAAGGTCGCGGATTCGGTCGCTTCCGTCTCCGACACGCGATCCGTGAGGGTGACCGTCGTCTCGTGCTCCCCGGGCGTCGGCGTTCCCGCGTGGAGGACATCGGTAGCGACGAAGAAGGAATCGAGCTGTCGCACGGAGAGCGTCGGCTGGAACTCGTCGGTCGATTCGGCGACGAGCGAGCCGTCGGGCGCCTCGACCCGGAGTCGCTGGCGGAGATCCACGTCGACGATCGTCTCCTCCTCGCCTGCCGATCCACCGTCGTCACCTCCCGCCGACGAGGATTCGTCCCCGGTCTGCTCGCTCTGATTCGCTGCA from Salinarchaeum sp. Harcht-Bsk1 includes these protein-coding regions:
- a CDS encoding Gfo/Idh/MocA family protein yields the protein MDQDTPRIGFVGLGNMARHHVDNLLDQDVEIAAGVDVVPEAREAFADDFGAETFEDVDAMCEVVDAAFVVTPNRFHEDAAVTILENDVALYQEKPLAHTLESAERIANAAADSDAIAMVGLHNRFNGGAEVLDAYRQEGRFGDVSHVEIEYVRRRGIPAIGTWFTDKSTAGGGSLIDIGVHAIDLGLHLAGHPDVVEVSGTARSEFGDRDDTADMDIWGTPDPDGVFDVDDSASAFFRGDDGTTFSLEVAWASNREPAQSVTVRGDDGGATLDLSSGETTIYEDGTAGIDHVSDAAIETKSRDAHAACQRAFLEGLRTGEQPERNTVEQALTVQQVIDGIYRSSEADAAVRLDE